In a single window of the Anaerocolumna cellulosilytica genome:
- a CDS encoding methionyl aminopeptidase — protein sequence MEKKIGKNDACWCGSGKKYKFCHAAFDDKLSEFERKGHIIPPRKIIKNQEQIEGIKESCKINIAVLDYVADNIRAGMSTEEINRLVNEKTTELGGIPATLGYNGYPKSVCTSINNQVCHGIPSEEVILKDGDIVNVDVSTIYKEYFSDSSRMFCIGEVNEDKKKLVEVVKECIELGLEQVRPWGFLGDMSQAVHEHAQKNGYTVVKEIGGHGVGLEFHEEPWVGYTGKRGTDMLLVPGMIFTIEPMVNIGSADIFIDDTDDWTVFTQDGSPSAQWEIMVLVTEEGYEVLAY from the coding sequence ATGGAAAAGAAGATTGGTAAAAATGATGCATGCTGGTGTGGCAGTGGTAAGAAATATAAATTCTGCCATGCAGCCTTTGATGATAAGCTTTCAGAGTTCGAAAGAAAGGGGCATATAATCCCCCCCAGGAAGATAATAAAAAATCAAGAACAGATAGAAGGTATAAAAGAAAGCTGTAAGATAAATATTGCTGTGCTTGACTATGTGGCAGATAACATAAGAGCTGGTATGTCTACCGAAGAAATAAATCGTTTGGTTAATGAGAAAACCACCGAATTAGGTGGTATTCCGGCTACGCTAGGATATAACGGCTACCCTAAAAGTGTATGTACATCTATAAATAATCAAGTTTGTCATGGAATCCCTTCCGAGGAGGTTATACTAAAAGATGGAGACATTGTTAATGTTGATGTGTCGACTATCTATAAGGAGTATTTTTCTGATTCTTCCAGGATGTTTTGTATTGGCGAAGTGAATGAGGATAAAAAGAAACTGGTTGAAGTAGTAAAGGAATGTATTGAACTTGGTTTGGAACAGGTAAGACCATGGGGGTTTCTAGGTGATATGAGCCAGGCAGTACATGAACATGCACAGAAAAATGGTTATACGGTTGTAAAAGAAATTGGCGGTCATGGTGTCGGACTTGAATTCCATGAAGAACCCTGGGTTGGCTATACTGGTAAAAGAGGAACCGATATGTTGCTGGTACCGGGAATGATATTTACCATAGAGCCTATGGTAAATATAGGAAGTGCGGATATATTTATAGATGATACAGACGACTGGACCGTGTTTACTCAAGACGGTTCTCCCTCCGCCCAGTGGGAAATCATGGTTCTGGTAACAGAAGAAGGGTACGAGGTTTTAGCATACTAA
- a CDS encoding MBL fold metallo-hydrolase, with amino-acid sequence MRNDNQKERPVLGVVVGDKGCLVIDAGNSPKHARELKKELIKYNLPEVTYIVITHYHWDHSFGLTEWQVPAIGNAISNEKLKAYRQLSYDNTSLEKAANHYFTQHGIDCIKSEIDNRDSFKPVGLDLIYSGELLIDLGGITCQVRQVQSSHTCDSTIVYVPEEKTVFLGDCAYGHTSKGYNYYNQETMFPMFDLILEYEADYYVCSHESICTRAEMVEYYDSLKMGADIAGRAKNMEEAKALYKDTYQREPSEDDLFFIRSFGIGEGFGRIGSMEREIY; translated from the coding sequence ATGAGGAACGATAACCAAAAGGAAAGACCGGTACTAGGTGTTGTGGTAGGTGACAAAGGCTGCTTAGTAATTGATGCCGGTAATTCCCCGAAGCATGCCAGAGAGCTAAAGAAGGAGCTTATAAAATACAACTTACCGGAGGTAACTTATATTGTAATCACTCATTACCACTGGGATCATTCGTTTGGTCTGACAGAATGGCAGGTGCCGGCTATTGGCAATGCCATAAGCAATGAAAAATTAAAAGCGTACAGGCAATTAAGTTACGATAATACGTCTTTAGAAAAGGCAGCAAATCACTATTTTACACAACACGGCATAGACTGTATAAAATCAGAGATTGACAACAGAGATAGTTTCAAACCCGTTGGTTTAGACCTCATATATTCGGGTGAATTGTTAATTGACTTAGGCGGTATCACCTGTCAGGTAAGACAGGTGCAAAGTTCTCACACCTGTGATTCTACAATTGTATATGTACCGGAAGAAAAAACGGTCTTCTTAGGAGACTGTGCATATGGGCATACGAGTAAGGGATATAATTATTACAATCAGGAAACTATGTTTCCTATGTTTGACCTAATTTTAGAGTATGAGGCGGATTATTATGTATGTTCTCATGAATCCATTTGTACCAGAGCTGAAATGGTGGAGTATTATGATAGTCTTAAAATGGGGGCAGACATAGCAGGAAGGGCTAAAAATATGGAGGAAGCTAAGGCTTTGTATAAAGATACTTACCAGCGAGAGCCCTCGGAGGACGATCTCTTTTTTATTCGTAGCTTTGGTATAGGAGAAGGGTTTGGAAGAATCGGAAGTATGGAACGAGAGATCTATTAA
- a CDS encoding helix-turn-helix transcriptional regulator yields MSVQVIESMVEWIENNITENPTLTELSGYIGYSPYYCSAKFHETVGITMKQYIAKRKLSLAAIEVKNTKYRFLDIALKYGFSSQEAFTRAFVKAYNCTPFQYRKGPTVIKLYLKPLHLPVRR; encoded by the coding sequence TTGTCAGTTCAGGTTATTGAATCTATGGTGGAATGGATTGAAAACAATATAACAGAGAATCCTACGCTTACGGAATTATCCGGTTATATAGGATATTCACCGTATTACTGTTCTGCAAAATTCCATGAAACAGTGGGTATTACAATGAAACAATACATAGCAAAAAGAAAACTTAGTCTTGCTGCTATCGAAGTAAAGAATACCAAGTATCGTTTCCTGGACATTGCTTTAAAGTATGGATTTTCTTCACAGGAGGCATTTACCAGGGCATTTGTAAAAGCCTATAATTGTACACCATTCCAATACAGAAAAGGACCGACAGTGATAAAGCTTTATTTAAAGCCGTTACATTTGCCGGTACGCAGGTAG
- a CDS encoding DUF6774 domain-containing protein produces MQSCELVTFVTAVACTMSQCYSEDELAVIAAVFTQLGDTLTTILAQEQLCSDDKASNKSTAPLT; encoded by the coding sequence ATGCAATCGTGTGAACTTGTTACATTTGTCACTGCTGTAGCCTGTACTATGTCCCAATGTTACAGCGAAGACGAATTGGCTGTAATTGCAGCCGTATTCACTCAACTAGGGGATACCCTTACGACTATTTTAGCTCAGGAACAACTATGTAGTGATGACAAAGCTTCCAATAAATCCACAGCCCCCCTTACCTAA